CGCGGACAGTCCGCAGGGACTGTCCACGTCCGGCCTCGGTTCACCAAGCCGGCCCGCCATCCCCTCGGGGGATCGTTTGGCGGACCCGCCAAACGAGGGGCTACCGTTTCTCCAGTCGCATCACGTCCCCCTCGCGCTGCATGCGAAAGCGCGACAGCACGCTGTTGCCCAGCAGCACGTAGGGCATGGCCGCCGGCATCACCACCGCCTGCACGCCATAGACCTCGACGTCGCCCAGGCGCAGGCTGCGCAGTTCGACCACGTGGGCGGTCGACGGACCGTTGGCGGTGTTGATCAGCGCCCGTGGCGCGTCGCGCCAGGCCAGCCCGATGCGGGAGGCGTCGGCCTCGCCCATCGCCACCACGGTGGCGCCGGTGTCGACCATGAACTGCACCGGCCGGCCGTTGATGCTGCCCTGGGTCATGAAGTGGCCGCCGGGGCCGGCGCTGAGCACCACCTCGCGGCCGCCGCTCGGCGCCGTCGGGCCGCCGGCCAGCCGGGTGGGCGTGCCCTGGCGCAGCAGCACGCTGCGGCCGTCCACCTCGACGCGCGCGCCGTCGTCGTCCACCGCCAGCAGGCGCACGCCCTGCACCACGGCGCCGACGGCCACCGTGCGCGGCTGGCCGTCGATGACCAGCAGCGCCCGGTCGCCCATGCGGCCGTTGAAGGTGAGGGTGGGGCCGGCGGCCGGTGCCGGCTGCGCCGCTGCCGAAGCGGCCACCGCACCCAGCAGCAGGGCGGCCGTGCGGCGGCGCAGGGCGGCGGTCAATCGCGGAAGTTGTTGAAGGCCAGCGGCAGGTCGGCCACTTCCTTGCGCAGCAGGGCGATCGCCGTCTGCAGGTCGTCGCGCTTGGCGGCGCTGACGCGCACCGCGTCGCCCTGGATGGCGCCCTGCACCTTGAGCTTGCTCGCCTTGAGCAGGCCCTGGATCTTCTTGCCCGTCTCCGCGTCGATGCCGGACTTGATGCGCAGGCTCTGCTTGACCTTGTCGCCGCCGGCCTTCTCGATCTTGGCCGTCAGGTCGAGGAATCGCACGTCCACCGAGCGCTTGGTCAGCTTGGCCAGCAGCACGTCGCGCACCTGGCCGATCTGGAAGTCGCTGTCGGCGAACAGCTCCAGCGTCTTGTCCTTGCCCTTGTCGGCCAGTTCGACGCGGGCGTCGCTGCCCTTGAAGTCGAAGCGGGTGCCGATCTCCTTCATCGTCTGGTCGACCGCGTTGCGCAGCTCGACGAGGTTGGGTTCGAGGACGGTGTCGAAGCTCGGCATGGAGGTGCGGCGCCTGCGGCGTCGTCGAAGGATGAGGTCAATGGGCGATCGGCGAAAATTCTGCCATGCCGTCCCCCTCCACCGTCCCCGTCGAACACGGCGTCAACCTGCGGCCGTACAACAGCTTCGGCCTGCCGGCCGTGGCGCGCAACCTGGTGCGCGTCGGCGGCGACGCCGACGTGCGCCGCGTGGTCGACGACGCCCGCTTCGGCCGGGCGCCGAAGCTGGTGCTCGGCGGCGGCAGCAACCTGGTGCTCACCCGCGACGTCACCGAACTGGTGCTGAAGATCGAGGTGATGGGCCGGCGCGTCGTCGACGACGGGCCGCGCGGCACGCTGGTCGAGTTCGGCGCCGGCGAGAACTGGCACCAGGCGGTGGCATGGACCCTGGACCAGGGGCTGCCGGGGCTGGAGAACCTGGCGCTCATCCCCGGCACCATGGGCGCCTCGCCGGTGCAGAACATCGGCGCCTACGGGCTGGAACTGGCCGACCGCTTCCATTCGCTGGACACGGTGGACCTGGTGACCGGCCGCACGGTGACGCTGGACAAGGCGATGTGCCACTTCGGCTACCGCGACAGCGTGTTCAAGCAGGCGCTGGCGCACCGCAGCGTGATCATGCGGGTGCGGCTGTGGCTGCCGAGGCCGTGGCAGCCGGTGCTGGGCTACCTGGACCTGCAGAAGAAGCAGCAGGAGACCGGCCTGCACGAGCCCGACGCCCGCACGATCTTCGACTGGGTGTGCGAGGTGCGGCGGGGCAAGCTGCCCGACCCGCTGCAGGTGGGCAATGCCGGCAGCTTCTTCAAGAACCCGGTGGTCACGCCCGAGCAGTGCCGCGACATCATCGGCCGCGACCCGCACATCGTGCACTACCCGCTGCCCGACGGCCGCTTCAAGCTGGCCGCCGGCTGGCTGATCGACGCCTGCGGCTGGAAGGGCAAGACCATCGGCCGTGCCGGCGTCTACGAGAAGCAGGCCCTGGTGCTGGTCAACCGAGGCGGCGCCACCGGCGCCGAGGTGGTGACGCTGGCCCGCGCCATCCAGGAAAGCGTCTACGGCCGCTTCGGCATCCGGCTGGAGCCGGAGCCGGTGGTGGTGTAGGCCGGTCCGCTCCCCAGGCAACCCCCGGGTTCGTGCGGTTGCCCGGCGCCTGCCGGCCCTGCCCAATCCGTCCGCGACGTTCGGACACATGGAGGGGACATGGCGCAGCGGGTGGGCGGGACGAGGGGCGCGCGGCGGCCGTTGATGGCCGCGGTGCTGGTGGCGATGGGGTGTGGCCTGGCGGTTCCGGTCATCGCCCAGGAGGCCGCCGCGGTGGCGGTGACGCCGATGAGCGTGGCCGCCGTGCAGCCGGTGCTGCAGGCCGAGCCGCAGCCGCTGGACACCGCCGGCCTCCTCAACGGCAGCCTGCCGTACAAGGGCAAGAAGCTCTACGTCGCCGAGTACCGGGTGCTGTTCGAGGTCTCGGGCAACGTGCGCGCGAGTACCCGCGCCGGCTACCTGCCGGGCCGCGACTACGGCGCCTCCAGCGTCAACGTGGCCTACAGCGGCGAGCCCGACATCGCCACCCTGCAGGCGGTGGTCGACCGCGCCTGGGCCGACTTCCAGAAGCGCATGGCCGACGCCGGCGTGGCGCTGGAGAACGCGGAGGCGGTGTTCAAGGAGCACGGCCCGGCGGTCTACGAGGCCAGCCAGGCCGCCAGCGCGCCCGGGGCACCGGTGTACGAGGAGGTGAGCCTGGGCTACGGCAAGCGCAAGTACCTGGTGCTGGCGCCCACCGGCATGAAGACGGTGCCGCGCGGCTTCGCCGGCATCGGCGCCGGCAACATCGGCCAGCGCATCGCCTACAGCAAGGCCGGGGTGGAGGGCCTGTCGGTCAGCCCGGTGATCAACGTCGCGGCGCAGGAGAGCTCGGGCAGCGGCTCGTCGATCTTCAACCGCGGCTCCACCGCCAACGCCCGGGCGCAGATGGAGCTGACCAACGTCGGCGTGCTGGCCCAGGGCCATGCCAACGCCCAGGGCGTGACGCTGACCCGCAACGTGGTGCCGCCCGGCGAGTTCGCGGCCCTGCGCGAGGTGGGCGGCTACGAC
The sequence above is a segment of the Aquabacterium sp. J223 genome. Coding sequences within it:
- the murB gene encoding UDP-N-acetylmuramate dehydrogenase, with the translated sequence MPSPSTVPVEHGVNLRPYNSFGLPAVARNLVRVGGDADVRRVVDDARFGRAPKLVLGGGSNLVLTRDVTELVLKIEVMGRRVVDDGPRGTLVEFGAGENWHQAVAWTLDQGLPGLENLALIPGTMGASPVQNIGAYGLELADRFHSLDTVDLVTGRTVTLDKAMCHFGYRDSVFKQALAHRSVIMRVRLWLPRPWQPVLGYLDLQKKQQETGLHEPDARTIFDWVCEVRRGKLPDPLQVGNAGSFFKNPVVTPEQCRDIIGRDPHIVHYPLPDGRFKLAAGWLIDACGWKGKTIGRAGVYEKQALVLVNRGGATGAEVVTLARAIQESVYGRFGIRLEPEPVVV
- a CDS encoding YajQ family cyclic di-GMP-binding protein, whose translation is MPSFDTVLEPNLVELRNAVDQTMKEIGTRFDFKGSDARVELADKGKDKTLELFADSDFQIGQVRDVLLAKLTKRSVDVRFLDLTAKIEKAGGDKVKQSLRIKSGIDAETGKKIQGLLKASKLKVQGAIQGDAVRVSAAKRDDLQTAIALLRKEVADLPLAFNNFRD
- a CDS encoding TIGR02281 family clan AA aspartic protease → MTAALRRRTAALLLGAVAASAAAQPAPAAGPTLTFNGRMGDRALLVIDGQPRTVAVGAVVQGVRLLAVDDDGARVEVDGRSVLLRQGTPTRLAGGPTAPSGGREVVLSAGPGGHFMTQGSINGRPVQFMVDTGATVVAMGEADASRIGLAWRDAPRALINTANGPSTAHVVELRSLRLGDVEVYGVQAVVMPAAMPYVLLGNSVLSRFRMQREGDVMRLEKR